In one Vulgatibacter incomptus genomic region, the following are encoded:
- a CDS encoding M1 family metallopeptidase, translating into MSETAYRLPRDVVPSAYEIDLDVSLRRRGFSGTVIVTARVAKATDQVVLHGRGLRVIEAFAKVGRRRLAAKVKADAAAQTLTLRFDQELPKGELTLTLSYTGKLDPGMNGLYLAKNGPERAIASQCEAAEARAIFPCWDEPDRKATLQWTVRTDPGLTVVTNGAPVSVRRDPKTGTEVHRFEPTKVLPTYLAAVTVGRYEATAVRKVAGTPCRVLALPGKLDQARFAEEVTDQVLPWFTQYFGQRYRYGKLDQVALPAFDAGAMENAGAIFYRQQLLLMDEATTSWHGKKQIAETIAHEIAHQWFGNRVTMRWWDDLWLNEAFATWVSHKAVDEWQPGWRIWDDFQAMRRNAMGLDALETTHPIYSEVESPGQVTELFDAITYYKGCCVLRQIEAWLGAEAFRDGLRVYIDRYKDKNAAGADLWRALGEASGSDVGALAESWILQSGLPLVRIEAKESGGRTVLRLSQRRFFARPEAAEKPNDQRWKIPVQIRWSDGKKISTSRILLEENEIEHELPGKAAWLHGNADGVGFYRVALSQDLLARLTGAGLEGLTAVERQTLLDDAWALVLCGQAPIDRFLDLLAAYRNERDYVVLEAVAGRLDVLVHRLADEASLPALRAFVGELLRPALADLGWEPEPGGDPARASARAAVIAALGDLARDEDVLREATLRADQERAAPASVDANLASVVVRLAALTGDKRRLDTYVAEYERRRQRRAPPEEQLRYLGALSAFERPALVKAVLELSLSDVVPQESMVGVLRPLLSRPASTLATWRFLSSRWSEVVERAGLMQISRLVEGLGALPLAKRGEMKRFFEAHPVEEARRAIAIALQEMELRDELRKREAPRLAAWIAGR; encoded by the coding sequence ATGAGCGAAACCGCCTACCGCCTCCCCCGCGACGTCGTCCCCAGCGCCTACGAGATCGACCTCGACGTCTCCCTGCGCCGCAGGGGCTTCTCCGGCACCGTGATCGTCACCGCCCGCGTGGCGAAAGCGACCGACCAGGTGGTGCTCCACGGCCGAGGCCTGCGGGTGATCGAAGCGTTCGCCAAAGTCGGCCGCCGCCGCCTCGCCGCCAAGGTGAAGGCCGACGCCGCCGCACAGACGCTCACGCTTCGCTTCGACCAGGAGCTTCCCAAGGGCGAGCTGACGCTCACTCTGAGTTACACCGGCAAGCTCGACCCCGGCATGAACGGCCTCTACCTCGCGAAGAACGGGCCGGAGCGCGCCATCGCCAGCCAGTGCGAGGCGGCAGAGGCCCGGGCGATCTTCCCCTGCTGGGACGAGCCCGACCGCAAGGCGACGCTGCAGTGGACGGTGCGCACCGACCCCGGCCTCACGGTGGTGACGAACGGCGCGCCGGTCTCGGTGCGACGCGACCCCAAGACCGGCACCGAGGTGCACCGCTTCGAACCGACCAAGGTGCTTCCGACCTACCTCGCCGCGGTGACGGTCGGCCGCTACGAGGCCACCGCCGTGCGCAAGGTGGCCGGCACGCCCTGCCGCGTGCTCGCGCTCCCCGGCAAGCTCGACCAGGCCCGGTTCGCCGAGGAGGTGACCGATCAGGTTCTGCCCTGGTTCACCCAGTACTTCGGCCAGCGTTACCGCTACGGCAAGCTCGACCAGGTGGCGCTGCCCGCGTTCGACGCCGGAGCGATGGAGAACGCCGGCGCGATCTTCTACCGCCAGCAGCTCCTGCTGATGGACGAGGCCACCACCTCCTGGCACGGCAAGAAGCAGATCGCGGAGACCATCGCCCACGAGATCGCGCACCAGTGGTTCGGCAACCGCGTGACCATGCGCTGGTGGGACGACCTCTGGCTGAACGAGGCCTTCGCCACCTGGGTGAGCCACAAGGCCGTGGACGAGTGGCAGCCCGGCTGGCGCATCTGGGACGACTTCCAGGCCATGCGCCGCAACGCCATGGGCCTCGACGCCCTCGAGACCACGCACCCGATCTATTCGGAGGTCGAGAGCCCGGGCCAGGTCACCGAGCTCTTCGACGCGATCACCTACTACAAGGGGTGCTGCGTCCTGAGACAGATCGAGGCGTGGCTGGGGGCGGAGGCCTTCCGCGACGGCCTGCGCGTCTACATCGACCGCTACAAGGACAAGAACGCCGCCGGCGCGGATCTCTGGAGAGCTCTCGGCGAGGCGTCGGGGAGCGACGTCGGGGCGCTGGCAGAGAGCTGGATCCTGCAGTCCGGCCTCCCGCTGGTGCGCATCGAGGCCAAGGAGAGCGGGGGCCGCACGGTGCTCCGCCTCTCGCAGCGGCGCTTCTTCGCGCGGCCCGAGGCGGCGGAGAAGCCCAACGATCAGCGCTGGAAGATCCCGGTGCAGATCCGCTGGTCCGACGGCAAGAAGATCTCCACGAGCCGAATCCTGCTCGAGGAGAACGAGATCGAGCACGAGCTCCCCGGCAAGGCCGCGTGGCTCCACGGCAACGCCGACGGCGTCGGCTTCTATCGGGTGGCGCTCTCCCAGGACCTCCTGGCTCGGCTCACCGGCGCGGGGCTCGAGGGGCTCACCGCGGTGGAGCGGCAGACGCTCCTCGACGACGCCTGGGCCCTCGTGCTCTGCGGCCAGGCCCCCATCGATCGCTTCCTCGATCTGCTCGCCGCCTATCGGAACGAGCGCGACTACGTCGTCCTGGAGGCCGTCGCCGGCCGCCTCGACGTCCTCGTCCACCGCCTCGCCGACGAGGCCAGCCTCCCCGCCCTACGCGCCTTCGTGGGCGAGCTCCTCCGCCCCGCCCTCGCCGACCTCGGCTGGGAGCCCGAGCCCGGCGGGGATCCGGCCCGCGCCTCCGCCCGTGCGGCGGTCATCGCCGCGTTGGGAGACCTCGCCCGCGACGAGGACGTCCTGCGCGAGGCCACCCTTCGGGCGGACCAGGAGCGGGCAGCCCCTGCCTCGGTAGACGCCAACCTCGCGTCGGTCGTCGTCCGCCTTGCCGCCCTCACTGGCGACAAGCGCCGGCTCGACACCTACGTGGCCGAATACGAGCGCCGCCGCCAGCGCCGGGCGCCCCCCGAGGAGCAGCTCCGCTACCTGGGAGCGCTCTCCGCCTTCGAGCGTCCTGCGCTGGTCAAGGCCGTGCTGGAGCTCTCCCTCTCCGACGTCGTTCCCCAGGAGTCGATGGTCGGCGTCCTCCGGCCCCTGCTGTCCCGGCCCGCCTCCACCCTCGCCACGTGGCGCTTCCTCTCGTCCCGCTGGAGCGAGGTCGTCGAGCGCGCCGGCCTGATGCAGATCTCCCGCCTGGTGGAGGGCCTCGGCGCCCTGCCCCTCGCGAAGCGCGGCGAGATGAAGCGCTTCTTCGAGGCCCACCCGGTCGAAGAGGCCCGCCGCGCCATCGCCATTGCGCTCCAGGAGATGGAGCTTCGCGACGAGCTCCGGAAGCGGGAGGCGCCGCGGCTCGCCGCCTGGATCGCCGGCAGATAG
- a CDS encoding Ig-like domain-containing protein — MRAKILIPMLVLACGACSSRDHETPPPIDDPKCTEANPCIDSVRVEPEEASVSVGGSLMLYAFDADDRPIPVGRVAWTSSDPVVATVDAEGRVTGLSPGVATIAAKAGSATASSRVAVERPVVAAIEIQGASAVELIVGQRLQLAAIVRDANGERLTDRELEWSSDALNVVAVDGSGFVRAVSPGSGNVTASVEGVSACVAIRVYAAPVVSVRLKAAKSSIAIGEELAIAVTVENSRGEVLDREVRWNALPEDRVSFEDGAVVRGVRAGRVEIRAEVDGISGSLALEVVGHPTSIAIDGAPRIDVDLGESRQLRAVVLDENGDPIDGKEPVWTASDYHFAIVYVQGAMEARKLGTIMVTATYGGVQARALLRVGIPRFSRITGGEGSVCGITGDGRVFCWGQPHGLQAVVVNGLYRTVYAPARVLPGFGLESLTVGTFRQTGGASSTDTHYCGILLGGDTFCSGVNYFGVVGNGTTAPASEPYVFGQAFKLVDTGLTHGCAIDQDDLAWCWGRNDFGQLGTGDEVERWVPTPVAGGLRFSSIYAARDGGATCGITTSGDAWCWGRNQSDALGNDTEQDSSVPVPVSGAIAFQSISILSGLPGAVVDGFDSSSGHACGLSRDGQGYCWGKNGWGQLGNGGIEPSSVPVEVAGGHTFRQIEISHPYRSEWDSTSCGLTTDGEVLCWGSGYNGELGRPCNSPVECEATEPRPVEGDFRFEQLAIGGGTICGLSRDGVAYCWGAIVSQATTWEPTPIFGQERWVEDP; from the coding sequence ATGAGAGCCAAGATCCTGATCCCGATGCTCGTCCTCGCTTGCGGGGCGTGCTCGTCCCGTGATCACGAGACTCCCCCTCCGATAGACGATCCGAAATGTACGGAGGCCAATCCGTGCATCGACTCGGTCCGGGTGGAGCCGGAGGAAGCCTCGGTATCGGTGGGCGGCTCTCTGATGCTGTACGCGTTTGACGCTGACGATCGGCCGATCCCGGTCGGCCGCGTCGCGTGGACCTCGAGCGACCCGGTGGTGGCGACGGTCGACGCCGAAGGGCGGGTGACGGGCCTGTCCCCCGGCGTCGCCACGATCGCCGCCAAGGCAGGCAGCGCCACCGCGTCCAGCCGTGTGGCGGTCGAGAGGCCCGTCGTTGCAGCGATCGAGATCCAGGGCGCGTCCGCCGTCGAGCTGATCGTCGGGCAGAGGCTGCAGCTCGCAGCCATCGTCCGCGACGCGAATGGGGAGCGGCTGACGGACAGAGAGCTAGAGTGGTCTTCCGACGCGCTCAACGTGGTGGCGGTCGACGGCTCGGGGTTCGTCCGCGCGGTTTCGCCGGGCTCCGGCAACGTGACTGCCTCGGTCGAAGGCGTGAGCGCATGCGTCGCGATTCGGGTCTACGCCGCTCCCGTGGTGTCGGTCCGCCTGAAGGCGGCCAAGAGTTCCATCGCCATCGGCGAGGAGCTCGCGATTGCAGTGACAGTGGAGAACTCGCGGGGTGAAGTGCTCGATCGGGAGGTCCGCTGGAACGCCCTCCCCGAAGATCGTGTCTCGTTCGAAGATGGGGCAGTCGTCCGGGGCGTCCGGGCGGGTCGGGTCGAAATCCGGGCGGAGGTCGACGGAATCTCCGGATCGCTTGCCCTCGAGGTGGTTGGACACCCGACCTCGATCGCGATCGACGGGGCGCCACGAATCGATGTCGATCTCGGCGAATCTCGACAGCTTCGCGCCGTCGTCCTGGACGAGAACGGCGACCCGATCGACGGGAAGGAGCCGGTCTGGACCGCGAGCGACTACCACTTCGCCATCGTCTACGTTCAGGGCGCTATGGAAGCGCGGAAGCTCGGGACGATCATGGTCACGGCGACCTACGGCGGTGTCCAGGCACGAGCCCTTCTCCGCGTGGGCATCCCCCGTTTCTCGCGCATCACGGGAGGCGAGGGATCCGTCTGCGGGATCACCGGGGATGGGCGGGTGTTTTGCTGGGGGCAGCCACATGGGTTGCAAGCGGTGGTCGTCAATGGGCTGTATCGGACGGTCTACGCGCCCGCTCGCGTTCTTCCCGGCTTCGGGCTCGAGAGCTTGACCGTGGGCACTTTTCGGCAGACCGGAGGAGCATCGAGCACCGACACCCATTATTGCGGGATCCTCCTCGGAGGCGACACCTTCTGCTCCGGCGTGAACTATTTCGGCGTCGTCGGGAACGGCACCACGGCTCCCGCCTCCGAGCCCTACGTATTCGGACAAGCGTTCAAGCTCGTGGATACGGGGCTCACCCACGGATGTGCGATCGACCAGGACGACCTCGCCTGGTGCTGGGGCAGGAACGACTTCGGACAGCTCGGCACTGGCGACGAGGTGGAACGGTGGGTTCCGACCCCGGTGGCGGGCGGGCTGAGATTCTCGAGCATCTACGCCGCCCGGGACGGAGGGGCGACCTGCGGAATCACCACTTCTGGCGATGCGTGGTGCTGGGGTCGGAACCAGAGCGACGCCCTCGGCAATGACACCGAGCAGGACAGCAGCGTTCCGGTCCCCGTCTCGGGCGCGATCGCCTTCCAGAGCATCTCGATCCTCTCCGGTCTGCCGGGTGCCGTTGTGGACGGCTTCGACTCCAGCAGCGGACACGCCTGCGGCCTATCGCGGGATGGGCAGGGCTACTGCTGGGGCAAGAACGGCTGGGGGCAGCTGGGCAACGGCGGCATCGAGCCCTCGAGCGTTCCGGTCGAGGTCGCGGGGGGCCATACCTTCCGCCAGATCGAGATTTCCCACCCCTACCGATCCGAGTGGGACTCCACCTCGTGCGGCCTGACGACCGATGGCGAGGTTCTCTGCTGGGGAAGCGGCTACAACGGCGAGCTCGGACGTCCTTGCAACTCCCCGGTCGAATGCGAGGCGACCGAGCCCCGCCCGGTGGAAGGGGATTTCCGCTTCGAACAGCTCGCGATCGGTGGAGGGACGATCTGTGGCCTGTCCAGGGATGGCGTTGCCTACTGCTGGGGCGCGATCGTGAGCCAGGCCACGACTTGGGAGCCGACGCCCATCTTCGGCCAGGAGCGGTGGGTCGAGGATCCGTAG
- a CDS encoding exonuclease domain-containing protein has translation MFVAIDFETANAAASSACSIGLALVEGDAVVDRRYFLIRPTPNVFNRHNVAIHGLTARDVASAPTFAELWPELAPLLEGRLVIAHNAAFDVGVLKQVLDQGGLPYPSLDYACTVSLARRTWSLPRYDLKTVASSLGFEFRHHHALADAEACAQIALGACRRYGAGSLAELLAHLRCGPDSLHDGCAHHPIDPVPQPGDWVHRTPTPRQGALTPRVNLVDPGHPLYGMRVVFTGDLASMDRLEAMQRVVDAGGSYGSAVNGKTRILVVGTAGGAQSTTKLREAEARRDAGEAIQILSEAEFVRLVSERAAS, from the coding sequence ATGTTCGTCGCCATCGACTTCGAGACGGCCAACGCCGCCGCAAGCAGCGCCTGTTCCATCGGCCTGGCCCTAGTCGAGGGCGACGCGGTCGTGGATCGCAGGTACTTCCTGATCCGGCCGACGCCCAACGTCTTCAACCGCCACAATGTCGCCATCCACGGCCTCACCGCCCGCGACGTAGCGAGCGCGCCGACCTTCGCCGAGCTCTGGCCGGAGCTGGCGCCCCTCCTCGAGGGCCGGCTGGTGATCGCACACAACGCCGCCTTCGACGTCGGCGTGCTGAAGCAGGTGCTCGATCAGGGCGGGCTCCCCTATCCGTCGCTCGACTACGCCTGCACCGTCTCCCTCGCCCGCAGGACCTGGAGCCTTCCCCGCTACGACCTGAAGACCGTGGCCTCGAGCCTGGGTTTCGAGTTCCGCCACCACCACGCCCTGGCCGACGCCGAGGCCTGCGCGCAGATCGCCCTGGGGGCATGCCGGCGGTATGGCGCCGGCTCGCTGGCCGAGCTCCTGGCTCATCTCCGATGCGGCCCAGATTCCCTCCACGACGGCTGCGCCCACCATCCGATCGATCCGGTTCCCCAGCCGGGCGATTGGGTCCACCGGACGCCGACGCCGAGGCAGGGGGCGCTCACGCCCCGGGTGAACCTCGTCGATCCCGGCCATCCGCTCTACGGCATGCGCGTGGTCTTCACCGGCGACCTCGCCTCTATGGACCGCTTGGAGGCCATGCAGCGCGTGGTGGACGCTGGCGGGAGCTACGGCAGCGCGGTGAACGGGAAGACCCGGATCCTCGTGGTGGGGACCGCCGGCGGCGCCCAGTCGACGACGAAGCTCCGCGAGGCGGAGGCGCGGCGCGACGCTGGGGAGGCCATCCAGATCCTCAGCGAGGCCGAGTTCGTCCGGCTGGTCTCGGAGCGCGCGGCCTCCTGA
- a CDS encoding protein-L-isoaspartate(D-aspartate) O-methyltransferase encodes MGIESPLVAASRRTGVRDARVLDAIATIEREAFVPTSFRFLAQNDTPIRIPDGQVTTQPSLVARMVEALRLEGDERVLEVGTGLGYQAAVLSRLCAEVVTIERFAGLAEGARRNLRDAGITTVTVIHGDGTLGHPPLAPYDAIVVAAASPDVSPPLVEQLAEGGILVQPMGPGGAEVVTVFHKRGGALDSGSELVGARFVSLVSGPGEERAPT; translated from the coding sequence ATGGGCATCGAATCGCCGCTGGTGGCGGCGAGCCGCCGCACGGGCGTCCGAGACGCGAGGGTGCTCGACGCCATCGCCACGATCGAGCGCGAGGCCTTCGTGCCGACGAGCTTCCGCTTTCTCGCGCAGAACGACACGCCGATCCGGATCCCCGACGGGCAGGTGACCACCCAGCCGTCGCTCGTGGCGCGGATGGTCGAGGCGTTGCGCCTCGAAGGGGACGAGCGCGTCCTCGAGGTCGGAACCGGCCTCGGCTACCAGGCGGCGGTCCTGTCTCGGCTCTGCGCCGAGGTCGTGACGATCGAGCGCTTCGCCGGGCTGGCGGAAGGGGCGCGCCGGAACCTGCGCGACGCCGGGATCACCACCGTCACCGTGATCCACGGCGACGGTACGCTGGGTCATCCGCCGCTGGCGCCCTACGACGCCATCGTGGTCGCCGCCGCGTCGCCCGACGTTTCCCCACCCCTGGTGGAGCAGCTCGCCGAGGGCGGGATCCTGGTGCAGCCCATGGGTCCCGGTGGCGCCGAAGTGGTCACCGTCTTCCACAAGCGCGGCGGCGCTCTGGACTCTGGTTCGGAGCTCGTCGGGGCCCGCTTCGTGAGCCTCGTCTCCGGCCCAGGTGAGGAACGGGCGCCGACTTGA
- the dut gene encoding dUTP diphosphatase: protein MQLRILRVGGRGEPLPLPSYATAGSAGLDLRADVEVHLSPGERKLVPTGIAIQLPDGFEGQVRPRSGLALRHGVGMVNAPGTIDADYIGEIGVILVNHGQEVVRFERGDRIAQLVIARFERVSLVEVDALEQTDRGAGGFGHSGHR from the coding sequence ATGCAGCTCCGGATCCTTCGCGTCGGTGGCAGGGGCGAGCCCCTGCCGCTCCCGTCCTACGCCACCGCCGGCAGCGCCGGCCTCGACCTCCGCGCCGACGTCGAGGTGCACCTCTCGCCTGGCGAGCGAAAGCTCGTCCCGACCGGTATCGCAATCCAACTCCCCGACGGCTTCGAGGGCCAGGTGCGCCCGCGCTCCGGCCTCGCGCTACGGCACGGCGTCGGCATGGTGAACGCGCCCGGTACGATCGATGCCGATTACATCGGGGAGATCGGTGTCATACTAGTTAACCACGGGCAAGAGGTCGTGCGCTTCGAGCGGGGCGACCGGATCGCCCAGCTCGTCATCGCGCGCTTCGAGCGCGTGTCCCTCGTCGAGGTCGACGCCCTCGAGCAGACGGATCGCGGAGCGGGAGGCTTCGGCCACTCCGGGCACCGATGA
- a CDS encoding Ig-like domain-containing protein — protein sequence MRAKIWIPMLVLACGACSSRHHEAPPVIEEPKCTEANPCVDSVRVEPEEASVLVGGTLKLTAFDADDRPIPAGRVTWTSSDPVVAAVDAEGRVAGVTPGVATIAAKAGSATASSRVVVEGPTVAAVEIQGASSVELVVGQRLQLAAIVRDATGMRLTDREVEWSSDAPNVVAIEGSAGFVRAVSPGSGNVTATVEGVSASVAVRVVAAPVASVRVNAAKSSIDIGEELELDVTVTNTRGEVLDREVRWSAVPEGRVSFEGAVVRGVRAGPAQLRAEVDGVVGTLPLTVIGHAASIAIEGAPRIDVDLGESLQLRAAVLDENGDAIEGKVPLWIANDPEIARVDLQGALVARKLGTLTVAASYGSAQARAEVRVGIPRFARLTGGEGSVCGITSDGRAFCWGSPHGSRYNESVRVLPDFRLESLTLGTIRPGGASSPLDTHYCGILVGGDAFCSGGNDFGVLGNGSTSPAFEPYIFEQAFNVMDSGLTHGCAIDQDHLAWCWGRGDFGQLGDGNTADRSAPWPVQTGLRFSSIHAARDGGATCAITSSGEAWCWGRNHSGALGNGTEQDSHIPVPVSGGIAFDSVSIVSGLPGSVVHNSLTSGHACGVSREGKGYCWGTNSWGQLGNGGVEPSSVPVEIAGGHSFRQIEISHSYRSEWDSTSCGLTTDGEVLCWGTGYNGELGRRCTSPVECEAVEARPVGGGLRFEELAVGGGTFCGLSGDGVAYCWGSFRQGVTWEPTPIWGQQRWLEGPAHLANTNQDLPGGE from the coding sequence ATGAGAGCGAAGATCTGGATCCCGATGCTCGTCCTGGCTTGCGGGGCGTGCTCCTCCCGGCATCACGAGGCTCCCCCTGTGATCGAGGAGCCGAAATGCACCGAAGCCAATCCGTGCGTCGACTCGGTTCGCGTGGAGCCGGAGGAGGCCTCGGTCCTGGTGGGCGGCACGCTGAAGCTGACCGCATTCGACGCCGACGACCGGCCCATCCCGGCCGGCCGGGTCACGTGGACCTCGAGCGACCCGGTGGTGGCGGCGGTCGACGCCGAAGGACGGGTGGCGGGCGTCACGCCCGGCGTCGCCACGATCGCCGCCAAGGCGGGCAGCGCCACGGCATCAAGCCGCGTGGTGGTCGAGGGGCCTACCGTCGCGGCGGTGGAGATCCAGGGCGCGTCCTCCGTCGAGCTGGTCGTCGGGCAGCGGCTGCAGCTCGCGGCCATCGTTCGCGACGCGACCGGAATGCGGCTGACGGACCGGGAGGTGGAGTGGTCCTCGGACGCGCCCAACGTCGTCGCGATCGAGGGCTCGGCGGGGTTCGTCCGCGCGGTCTCGCCAGGCTCGGGCAACGTGACCGCCACGGTCGAGGGCGTTAGCGCTTCCGTCGCCGTACGGGTCGTCGCCGCTCCCGTCGCGTCCGTTCGCGTGAACGCGGCGAAGAGCTCCATCGACATTGGCGAGGAGCTCGAACTAGACGTAACCGTTACGAACACGCGCGGAGAGGTGCTCGACCGGGAGGTGCGCTGGAGCGCCGTCCCGGAGGGCCGCGTCTCCTTCGAGGGCGCGGTCGTGCGTGGCGTCCGGGCGGGCCCGGCCCAGCTTCGAGCGGAGGTGGACGGCGTCGTCGGGACGCTCCCACTCACGGTAATCGGACACGCGGCCTCGATCGCGATCGAAGGTGCGCCGCGGATCGACGTCGATCTCGGCGAATCCCTGCAGCTCCGCGCGGCCGTCCTGGACGAGAACGGCGACGCGATCGAGGGGAAGGTGCCGCTCTGGATTGCGAACGACCCCGAGATCGCGCGGGTCGACCTCCAGGGCGCGTTGGTAGCGCGCAAATTGGGTACGCTCACCGTCGCGGCTTCGTACGGCAGTGCCCAGGCGCGAGCGGAGGTCCGCGTGGGAATCCCCCGCTTCGCGCGCCTCACGGGAGGGGAGGGATCCGTCTGCGGGATCACCTCCGACGGGCGGGCGTTCTGCTGGGGTTCACCGCATGGTTCGCGGTACAACGAATCTGTCCGCGTCCTTCCCGACTTCAGGCTCGAGAGCTTGACCCTGGGGACGATCAGGCCGGGCGGGGCCAGTTCGCCACTCGACACGCACTATTGCGGGATCCTGGTTGGAGGAGACGCCTTCTGCTCCGGTGGCAACGACTTCGGAGTCCTCGGCAATGGCAGCACCAGTCCTGCGTTCGAGCCCTACATCTTCGAACAAGCCTTCAACGTCATGGATTCGGGCCTCACCCACGGATGCGCCATCGACCAGGATCACCTGGCCTGGTGCTGGGGTAGGGGCGACTTCGGGCAGCTTGGCGACGGCAACACGGCGGATCGGTCGGCCCCGTGGCCGGTCCAGACCGGGCTGAGATTCTCGAGTATCCACGCCGCCCGGGACGGAGGGGCGACCTGCGCCATCACGAGCTCGGGCGAGGCGTGGTGCTGGGGCCGGAACCACAGCGGCGCCCTCGGCAATGGAACGGAGCAGGACAGCCACATTCCGGTCCCCGTCTCCGGCGGGATCGCCTTCGACAGCGTCTCGATCGTCTCCGGGCTGCCGGGATCGGTCGTGCATAATTCCCTCACGTCCGGACATGCGTGTGGCGTGTCGCGTGAAGGGAAGGGCTACTGCTGGGGCACGAACTCGTGGGGGCAGCTGGGGAACGGCGGCGTCGAGCCGTCGAGCGTTCCGGTCGAGATTGCCGGTGGCCATTCCTTCCGCCAGATCGAGATCTCCCACTCGTACCGATCCGAGTGGGACTCCACCTCGTGCGGTCTGACGACCGACGGCGAGGTCCTCTGCTGGGGAACCGGCTACAACGGGGAGCTCGGACGGCGTTGCACCTCCCCGGTCGAATGCGAGGCGGTGGAGGCCCGCCCGGTCGGAGGGGGCCTCCGCTTCGAAGAGCTCGCGGTCGGAGGCGGGACGTTCTGCGGCCTGTCCGGGGACGGCGTCGCCTACTGCTGGGGGAGCTTTCGCCAGGGTGTGACGTGGGAGCCGACGCCCATCTGGGGTCAGCAGCGGTGGCTGGAGGGTCCGGCACACCTCGCCAACACCAACCAGGATCTGCCTGGCGGCGAGTGA
- a CDS encoding type 1 glutamine amidotransferase domain-containing protein: MQNAKPRILLIATSHASLGATGRKTGLWLEELAAPYVALKGHAKLEIATPSGGRPPIDPRSQEEPTEDMKAFLADEHAMGKLAQTRRLDDLGDDVFDAVLVVGGHGPMWDLANSLASEQLSKTYRRKAVVAAVCHGPAAFVGAVKPDGEPLLRGHRVTSFTNEEEVAVGLADVVPFLLETKLRELGARYENGPAWKPHVVRDGHVVTGQNPASARGVAHEILEALKAWPM, encoded by the coding sequence ATGCAGAACGCCAAGCCCAGGATCCTGCTCATCGCCACGAGCCACGCCTCGCTCGGCGCCACCGGCCGGAAGACCGGCCTCTGGCTCGAGGAGCTCGCCGCCCCGTACGTGGCGCTCAAGGGCCACGCCAAGCTCGAGATCGCCACGCCGAGCGGCGGCCGCCCTCCCATCGATCCGCGGAGCCAGGAGGAGCCGACCGAGGACATGAAGGCCTTCCTGGCCGACGAGCACGCGATGGGCAAGCTCGCCCAGACCCGCCGCCTCGACGACCTCGGCGACGACGTCTTCGACGCCGTCCTCGTCGTTGGCGGCCACGGCCCCATGTGGGATCTCGCCAACTCCCTGGCGTCCGAGCAGCTCTCCAAGACCTACCGCCGCAAGGCCGTCGTCGCCGCCGTCTGCCACGGCCCCGCCGCCTTCGTCGGCGCCGTGAAGCCCGACGGCGAGCCACTCCTGCGCGGCCACCGCGTCACGTCCTTCACCAACGAGGAGGAGGTCGCCGTCGGCCTCGCCGATGTAGTGCCCTTCCTCCTCGAGACCAAGCTCCGCGAGCTCGGCGCCCGCTACGAGAACGGCCCCGCCTGGAAGCCCCACGTCGTCCGCGACGGCCACGTGGTCACCGGCCAGAACCCGGCCTCCGCCAGGGGCGTCGCGCACGAGATCCTGGAGGCGCTCAAGGCCTGGCCCATGTAG